The region TGCTTTAAAGTACAGTTTTACTTTATTTGAATAATCTTTGAACTCAGTTCCGGCATAAATAAGATCGCTACACATCATCCCGTCAGTTGGCAAACTTATCTTTGTTCCGAATGGTGTTATCTGATTAAGGACTGCTACTTTGGTTGTAGAAGGATTATATGATTGCCTCAGTATTATTTTTCCTTCAGGAGTATATGCAGGAAGGTTTGATGTATCCGGGATATAAGAAAAACTGCTGAAATGCTCTATAATGAAGACCGTTGCAAAAGCTAATAGAAAGCCGAGTATAACCCGGCTAAGAACTCCTCTATTAATCTGGATCTCTTTCTTTTCCATAACCTATGGTTTCTGAACTTTTTCAACGGTTTCGTTAAGTTTGGATGATTCCATCAACACAGATCCTACACGCTTATAAACGAAGTGTTTTCCACAGGCTTCAATTGAGTAAGTCGCATGTCCCATTCTGTTGATTTTGTCAATGATTTTGACGTCTTGTTTGGGGCAGTTCTGTTCGATAGCTACTGTTTTGATGACTTCTTCGTTAGAATAGCCCATTTGACCAATGGGAGATACTCCACAGCTAGATAAAAGGATTGTTGTTACACCACTTAGTAGTAATAATGTTTTTTTCATGATAAGATGAATTGTTTTTAATTCACCCAAGCCTAAAAGTGATTATTGATAATGTATAAAAGAAAAGGACGTAGGCTCGTAATTCTTATTTAGTGACTGGGGCTCTGGTAAGCCTGAAACATAAATAAGCGAAACCCACGCCCAGTATATTAATATATGGACGTGAGCGTTCAACTTACTTACCCTGTGTTTCATTTTGAATTTACCAGATTCCAGTCAACAGAATAATTCTTAACGCTCTTTTTTCGAAATGTCTTGACCGCAAAAATATGACTTTTTACAATCTGAAAATTTTTAGATGCAAAATTTGTTCCTAAAATCTTCTAAAACATAAAGTAACCTCTCCATAGCCGGTAAAGGTTCTATTTATTTGTTGACAAAACCTAGGCTTATTATAGTCTTACACTCTGCTTTCCTGGCATAACTTTATAGACAGAGGTCTCTGATATCAACTCATAATCTCTTGCGTATTTTAGTATCAATAAACCTTTATAATCAAAAATCCATTCAACATACTTTTAGACTAAACAATTCTGATTTTATCAATTATTTAATAATAAATACGAAAATATTTTTTTTTAAACAAAACTATTTATTACCATATTATCTTCAAATTCAATAAACAGGATAGTTTCTTTTACCCACCAGCTTCTTATTAAATCATATATCCACAAATCGTCGGAGAAAAGATTAGATTCCCCTTCCCTAAGTTTACTAAAGACTTCATATTTAGTTTTGTTTAATAAACAATCATACTGTTGATTATTTATTATGTCAGTTTCGTTCATATTTTATATTGATACTTAAAAAAATTATATTAAATACTATTGATAACTCTTTATGAAATAGTATTATATTTTCTGATATAATGATATCTTAATTTTTAAGATATTCCTTCAAAGAAGTATTTTCATTATTTTTTGAATCTCTAACAATAGATTCTATTTTTTTTATATAATTTTCTTTATCCTCTTCTTTTAAAAAGTAATTCACTCTTGAAATAAAATCCGTATAAAGTACCTCATTTTTAAGTCTTGAACTTATTAATTCAAATTCTTTTACAAAATGGCTTTCGTCCTTTAAAACTTTTGTATGAATATTCACCCAGGCACTAATAACACTCCACCAATGTCCCGATGTATACAATATATTCCAGTCTAAGTTATGGGCAATATAAAAAGAAATGTGATCTGCTTTTTCTATTTCCTTATCATATAACTTGGTTCCTATTCCATTGGTAATATTCACAATCCTGATGAATTCACTAATATAATCTGCCTTTTTACTTAGCAGCTTTTGAAATTTCTCATAATCCTGTTTTTGATTTTCATACTCACTTTGAAAAATCCGATAATTAGGATCATTTGTTGTGAAGATATTTATTGCTTGTACCATGACCTGATAACGGTCTACGATTTTCTGCTGTATTTGAGATAGTTCACTTAGTTCTAT is a window of Elizabethkingia anophelis R26 DNA encoding:
- a CDS encoding alkyl hydroperoxide reductase — its product is MKNKLTLNILFILLCISIKSQVVKMSFPEFKGKSYDFIIFQGSEQKTVFRGVIPDDGNFSLTIPKEYMPYTGMSRWLITGTKEGGGLDMYIPGHNFSVICNSKKPNDTNIIFRDNSGNIELSELSQIQQKIVDRYQVMVQAINIFTTNDPNYRIFQSEYENQKQDYEKFQKLLSKKADYISEFIRIVNITNGIGTKLYDKEIEKADHISFYIAHNLDWNILYTSGHWWSVISAWVNIHTKVLKDESHFVKEFELISSRLKNEVLYTDFISRVNYFLKEEDKENYIKKIESIVRDSKNNENTSLKEYLKN